The Pseudomonas azadiae genome contains a region encoding:
- a CDS encoding DUF721 domain-containing protein — MAFRPLTARAPSVLLRDAKPLKAIFGHAQRLGHLQRLLESQLQPAAREHCRVASWREGNLLLIVTDGHWATRLRYQQKRLQRQLTAFDEFAGLTRIQFKVQPPTTLPGVVEHTHDLSMNAAETIQATADGISNPGLRAALERLAAHARPKS; from the coding sequence ATGGCATTTCGCCCCCTGACAGCCCGCGCGCCCAGCGTGTTGCTTCGCGATGCCAAGCCGCTCAAAGCCATCTTTGGCCATGCGCAACGCTTGGGCCATCTGCAACGTCTGCTCGAAAGCCAACTGCAACCTGCCGCGCGCGAACATTGCCGCGTGGCGTCCTGGCGTGAAGGCAACCTGCTACTGATTGTCACGGACGGGCATTGGGCAACGCGTTTGCGCTACCAGCAAAAACGCTTGCAGCGTCAATTGACGGCCTTTGATGAGTTCGCCGGGCTGACGCGCATCCAGTTCAAGGTGCAACCGCCGACCACCCTGCCTGGAGTGGTGGAGCACACGCATGATCTGTCGATGAATGCGGCCGAAACCATTCAGGCAACGGCCGACGGGATCAGCAATCCAGGCTTGCGCGCGGCGCTTGAACGCCTGGCGGCCCACGCCAGGCCCAAGTCCTGA
- a CDS encoding helicase HerA-like domain-containing protein, with the protein MPDSTQLFIGADLSGQPIAQAMRLANRHGLIAGATGTGKTVTLQRLAEAFSDAGVAVFAADIKGDLCGLGAAANPQGKVAERIAGMPLLNYTAKAYPVTLWDIHGQSGHPLRTTISEMGPLLLGSLLELTDSQQSALYAAFKVADREGLLLLDLKDLKALLNHLRYHPQLLGEDAALMTTGSSQALLRRLAVLEQQGAEALFGEPALQLEDILQPNADGRGRIHLLDASRLVHEAPKVYATFLLWLLAELFEQLPERGDADKPLLALFFDEAHLLFADTPKALQERLEQVVRLIRSKGVGVYFVTQSPGDLPDSVLAQLGLRIQHGLRAFTTKEQKSLRAVADGFRPNPAFDALSVLTELGTGEALVGTLQEKGTPEVVQRVLVAPPQSRIGPLSAAERAALMASSPLQGRYDKPIDRESAYEVLMARKELGPTEAGKPTADEPSFTDRAGAFLGTTAGKALKSAMQQAANQMGRQLVRGLLGSLLGGSKRK; encoded by the coding sequence ATGCCTGACTCCACGCAACTGTTTATCGGCGCCGACCTTTCCGGACAGCCCATCGCCCAGGCGATGCGCCTGGCTAACCGTCACGGGCTGATCGCCGGCGCCACCGGCACGGGCAAGACCGTCACGTTGCAACGCCTGGCCGAAGCCTTCAGTGATGCCGGCGTGGCGGTGTTTGCCGCCGACATCAAGGGTGACCTGTGCGGCCTGGGCGCGGCGGCAAACCCCCAGGGCAAGGTGGCCGAGCGTATTGCCGGCATGCCTTTGCTCAATTACACGGCCAAGGCTTATCCGGTCACGCTGTGGGATATCCACGGGCAAAGCGGTCATCCGTTGCGCACCACCATCAGCGAAATGGGGCCGTTGCTGCTTGGCAGCTTGTTGGAACTCACCGATAGCCAGCAGTCGGCGCTTTACGCCGCCTTCAAGGTGGCGGATCGCGAAGGCTTGTTGCTGCTCGACCTCAAGGACCTTAAAGCGCTGCTTAACCATCTGCGCTATCACCCGCAGTTGCTGGGCGAAGATGCGGCGTTGATGACCACCGGTTCCAGCCAGGCACTGTTGCGACGCCTGGCAGTGCTGGAACAGCAGGGCGCCGAGGCGTTGTTTGGCGAGCCGGCCCTGCAGTTGGAAGATATCTTGCAGCCCAACGCTGACGGGCGCGGGCGCATCCACCTGTTGGACGCAAGCCGCCTGGTGCACGAGGCGCCGAAGGTGTACGCGACGTTCCTGCTATGGCTGTTGGCGGAATTGTTCGAGCAACTGCCCGAGCGCGGTGACGCCGACAAACCCCTGCTCGCGCTGTTTTTCGATGAGGCACATCTGCTGTTTGCCGATACACCCAAGGCGTTGCAGGAGCGTCTGGAGCAGGTGGTGCGGCTGATTCGTTCCAAGGGCGTTGGCGTGTATTTTGTCACCCAATCGCCAGGCGACCTGCCGGACAGCGTGCTGGCGCAGCTCGGCCTGCGCATCCAGCATGGCCTGCGGGCGTTCACCACCAAAGAACAGAAATCCCTGCGCGCCGTAGCGGACGGTTTTCGGCCCAACCCGGCGTTTGATGCCTTGTCGGTGTTGACAGAGCTGGGCACCGGTGAGGCGTTGGTGGGTACCTTGCAGGAAAAAGGCACACCGGAAGTGGTCCAGCGCGTCCTGGTCGCACCGCCACAATCGCGGATCGGCCCGCTCAGCGCCGCCGAACGCGCTGCCCTGATGGCCAGTTCACCCTTGCAGGGCCGTTACGACAAGCCGATCGACCGTGAATCTGCGTATGAAGTGCTGATGGCACGCAAGGAGCTGGGGCCGACCGAGGCAGGCAAGCCAACCGCCGACGAGCCGAGTTTCACCGATAGAGCCGGGGCGTTCCTCGGCACAACGGCAGGCAAGGCGCTCAAATCGGCAATGCAGCAAGCCGCCAATCAGATGGGGCGGCAATTGGTGCGGGGGTTGCTGGGGTCGTTATTGGGCGGCAGCAAGCGTAAGTAA
- a CDS encoding methyl-accepting chemotaxis protein, with product MLNSDEQANRTNSVAAAINELGAAAQEIARNAAQASSQASDARHLAEDGQQVVERNIKAMTQLSSMISASSSNIEALNSKTVNIGQILEVITSISQQTNLLALNAAIEAARAGEAGRGFAVVADEVRNLAHRTQESAQQVQKMIEELQVGARDSVSTMSESQRHSHDSVEIANLAGERLNSVTQRIGEIDGMNQSVATATEEQTSVVESINMDITEINTLNQEGVENLQSTLRACADLEQQAARLKQLVGSFRI from the coding sequence ATGCTCAACTCCGACGAGCAGGCCAACCGCACCAACAGCGTCGCTGCGGCGATCAACGAGCTGGGCGCGGCCGCCCAGGAAATCGCGCGCAATGCGGCGCAGGCGTCGAGCCAGGCCAGCGATGCGCGCCACCTGGCCGAAGACGGTCAACAGGTGGTCGAACGCAATATCAAGGCAATGACCCAGCTGTCCTCGATGATCAGTGCATCAAGCAGCAATATCGAAGCACTTAACAGCAAAACCGTGAATATCGGCCAGATTCTCGAGGTCATCACCAGCATCTCGCAACAAACCAACCTGCTGGCGCTCAACGCGGCGATTGAAGCGGCCCGTGCCGGGGAAGCCGGACGCGGGTTTGCAGTGGTCGCGGATGAGGTGCGCAACCTGGCGCATCGCACCCAGGAGTCGGCGCAACAAGTGCAAAAGATGATCGAGGAACTGCAAGTCGGCGCCCGCGACTCGGTGAGCACCATGAGCGAAAGCCAGCGCCACAGCCATGACAGCGTGGAAATCGCCAACCTGGCCGGCGAACGCCTGAACAGCGTGACCCAGCGCATCGGCGAGATCGATGGCATGAACCAGTCAGTCGCCACCGCCACCGAGGAACAAACTTCAGTGGTGGAGTCGATCAACATGGACATTACCGAGATCAACACCCTCAACCAGGAAGGCGTGGAAAACCTGCAATCGACCCTGCGCGCCTGCGCCGATCTGGAGCAACAGGCCGCGCGCCTGAAGCAGTTGGTCGGTAGCTTCCGGATCTGA
- a CDS encoding glycosyltransferase family 4 protein — protein MFIVHIADITMFYAPASGGVRTYLDAKHRRLALKPGIRHSLLIPGAHLSEQDGVYTVPAPPLPFGKGYRFPLRLAPWRNVLHELQPDLIEVGDPYLTAWAALDARRQRDVPVIGFYHSDLPLLVSNRMGPWFTPNVEAYVSKLYKNFDRVLAPSQVMADKLTGLGVKNVFAQPLGVDLQTFTPHARDPGLRAELGIDEETRLLIFAGRGSKEKNLPVLLNCMKRLGNGYHLLLVGSGMPASVPDNVTVIDEFRPAEHVARLMASADALLHGGDQETFGLVILEAMACGIPVVAVAAGAFTEIVDERCGLLCAPNDPKAMANAVRELFSADSRRMGAQARRHVERHYAWDTVVDSLLGHYHAVVGSHKPMLAHG, from the coding sequence ATGTTCATCGTGCATATCGCTGACATAACCATGTTCTACGCCCCCGCCAGCGGTGGTGTACGGACCTATCTGGACGCCAAGCACCGGCGGCTGGCGCTCAAGCCCGGTATTCGCCACAGCCTGCTGATACCCGGCGCCCACTTGAGCGAACAGGACGGGGTGTACACCGTGCCAGCCCCGCCGCTGCCGTTCGGCAAAGGCTATCGATTCCCGCTGCGCCTGGCGCCATGGCGAAATGTCCTGCACGAATTGCAGCCCGACCTTATCGAGGTGGGCGATCCTTACCTCACCGCCTGGGCGGCGCTGGATGCCAGGCGCCAGCGGGACGTGCCGGTCATCGGCTTTTATCACTCCGACCTGCCGCTGCTGGTAAGCAACCGCATGGGGCCATGGTTTACCCCCAACGTTGAAGCCTATGTCAGCAAACTTTACAAAAATTTTGACCGGGTACTGGCGCCCAGCCAGGTCATGGCCGACAAGCTCACCGGGCTTGGGGTGAAAAACGTCTTCGCCCAGCCGTTGGGGGTCGATCTGCAAACCTTCACGCCGCACGCGCGCGACCCCGGTCTGCGCGCGGAACTGGGTATAGATGAAGAGACACGCCTGTTGATCTTCGCCGGACGCGGTTCAAAAGAGAAAAACCTGCCGGTGCTGCTCAACTGCATGAAACGCCTGGGAAATGGCTACCACCTGCTCCTGGTGGGCTCCGGCATGCCCGCCAGCGTACCGGACAACGTGACCGTGATAGACGAGTTCCGTCCCGCCGAGCATGTCGCGCGATTGATGGCCAGCGCCGATGCGCTGCTGCATGGTGGCGACCAGGAAACCTTCGGCCTGGTGATCCTGGAAGCCATGGCCTGCGGCATACCGGTGGTCGCGGTGGCCGCCGGGGCCTTCACTGAGATCGTCGATGAACGCTGCGGCCTGCTGTGTGCGCCGAACGACCCCAAGGCAATGGCGAATGCGGTGCGCGAGCTGTTCAGCGCCGACAGCCGACGCATGGGCGCGCAAGCGCGGCGGCATGTGGAGCGCCATTACGCGTGGGACACAGTTGTCGACAGCCTGCTTGGCCATTACCACGCGGTCGTAGGCAGCCACAAGCCGATGCTTGCCCATGGTTGA
- a CDS encoding DUF2334 domain-containing protein, translating into MVERSVLLVLHDVAPHNWADYRPFVEAVDKLGNVPITWLVVPDFHHHDALPIEGTFRRLLDSRVAKGDELALHGYFHSDDQPAPRTPKDWFMRRVYTHEGEFYQLSETQALTRLHAGIDVFRRNDWPLHGFVAPAWLMSQGTRDALRHLPLSYTSDPQHLYRLPDFSRVDAPGLVWSARSAWRRGLSKVLSDRREQRWRSAPVIRLGLHPVDMRHDFSRRYWLETLHRLLDAGRAPQTKVAWLASRP; encoded by the coding sequence ATGGTTGAGCGCTCGGTATTGCTGGTATTGCACGACGTGGCGCCGCACAACTGGGCCGACTATCGGCCCTTTGTCGAAGCTGTGGACAAGCTGGGCAATGTGCCGATCACCTGGCTGGTGGTACCGGATTTTCACCATCATGATGCGCTGCCCATCGAAGGGACTTTCCGGCGGCTGCTGGACAGCCGCGTCGCCAAGGGCGATGAGTTGGCCTTGCATGGCTACTTCCATAGCGACGACCAACCGGCGCCGCGTACGCCAAAAGACTGGTTCATGCGTCGTGTCTATACCCACGAGGGTGAGTTCTATCAATTGTCAGAGACCCAGGCACTGACGCGTCTGCACGCCGGCATCGACGTCTTCCGACGCAACGACTGGCCTCTCCATGGTTTCGTTGCCCCCGCCTGGTTGATGAGCCAGGGCACCCGGGACGCCTTGCGTCACTTGCCGCTCAGCTATACCAGCGACCCGCAGCACCTGTATCGGCTTCCCGACTTCTCCCGGGTCGACGCTCCGGGCCTGGTGTGGAGCGCCCGCAGTGCCTGGCGCCGAGGTCTGTCCAAAGTGCTCAGCGACCGCCGCGAACAACGCTGGCGCAGCGCCCCGGTCATTCGACTGGGGCTACACCCGGTGGACATGCGCCATGATTTTTCCCGCCGCTATTGGTTAGAGACACTGCACCGTTTGCTGGACGCCGGCCGCGCGCCGCAAACCAAGGTAGCCTGGCTGGCATCTCGACCATGA
- a CDS encoding lysylphosphatidylglycerol synthase transmembrane domain-containing protein, which produces MSRLLWLLLALLVALIVPVWLGGGETLTRLAQFPRQLLLAMFAMIVLCWVINSLRLRLLLGDHSGRLTRLKCLGVVMSTEFAQCATPGGSGGPLTLMALLARHGIRPAQGSAVFAMDQLSDLLFFLCALVGIALYALFHSLNPRLEWLLELSAVSMVSGLVCCVLLVRFHRQVIRLNGALLKGLRVGTRLRRRWARRLLHFLAAFSDTLKLPWLTLIRVFLLTSLHWLLRYSVLYLALRGLGADLAWAWSFLIQMLSLTAGQFSLLPGGAGAAELTSAALLAPMVGKSTAAAAILIWRAVTYYFYLLCGGPVFLLMVGKPLFKRLFQKAQVAPQGCATAPTTGQPPESQCHPRHPTHPGHSDSDSLRPR; this is translated from the coding sequence ATGAGTCGGTTGCTTTGGCTGCTGCTGGCATTGCTGGTTGCGCTGATCGTTCCAGTGTGGCTGGGCGGTGGCGAAACCCTGACACGCCTGGCGCAGTTCCCGCGGCAATTGTTACTCGCGATGTTCGCAATGATTGTGCTGTGCTGGGTCATCAACAGCCTGCGCCTGCGTCTGTTGCTGGGCGACCATAGCGGGCGATTGACGCGGCTCAAATGCCTGGGCGTGGTGATGTCCACCGAGTTTGCCCAATGTGCCACCCCTGGTGGCAGTGGCGGCCCGCTGACGTTGATGGCTTTGCTCGCGCGCCATGGCATACGGCCGGCCCAGGGCAGCGCGGTGTTTGCCATGGACCAGTTGAGCGACTTGCTGTTTTTTCTCTGCGCGCTGGTCGGCATTGCGCTGTACGCCCTGTTCCACTCCCTGAACCCAAGGCTGGAATGGCTGCTGGAACTCAGTGCAGTGTCGATGGTGAGCGGGCTCGTCTGTTGCGTGTTGCTGGTACGCTTTCACCGCCAGGTCATCCGCCTGAACGGCGCGCTGCTCAAAGGGCTGCGGGTTGGCACCCGTTTGCGCCGACGATGGGCACGCAGGCTCCTGCATTTTCTTGCGGCCTTCAGCGACACGCTGAAATTGCCGTGGCTGACATTGATCCGCGTGTTCCTGCTTACGAGCCTGCACTGGTTATTGCGCTACAGCGTCCTGTACCTGGCGTTGCGCGGGTTGGGCGCGGACCTGGCGTGGGCCTGGAGCTTCCTGATCCAGATGCTGTCGTTGACGGCGGGACAATTCAGCCTGCTGCCAGGCGGGGCCGGGGCTGCGGAGTTGACCTCGGCAGCGCTGCTGGCCCCCATGGTGGGCAAGTCAACCGCAGCGGCAGCCATTCTGATCTGGCGGGCAGTGACGTATTACTTCTACCTGCTGTGCGGGGGGCCGGTATTTCTGTTGATGGTCGGCAAACCGCTGTTCAAGCGTCTTTTCCAGAAGGCTCAGGTGGCACCTCAGGGCTGTGCAACTGCTCCCACAACCGGGCAGCCCCCGGAAAGTCAGTGCCATCCTCGGCACCCAACGCATCCGGGTCATAGCGACTCAGACAGCCTTCGCCCACGGTAG
- the purU gene encoding formyltetrahydrofolate deformylase, with protein sequence MRTFRLVIACPDRVGIVAKVSNFLASHNGWITEASHHSDNLSGWFFMRHEIRADSLPFGLEAFREAFAPIAEEFSMTWHITDTEQKKRVVLMASRESHCLADLLHRWHSDELDCEIACVISNHDDLRSMVEWHGIPYYHVPVNPQDKQPAFAEVSRLVKQHDADVVVLARYMQILPPELCREYAGKVINIHHSFLPSFVGAKPYHQASLRGVKLIGATCHYVTEELDAGPIIEQDVVRVSHSDSIEDMVRFGRDVEKMVLARGLRYHLEDRVLVHGNKTVVF encoded by the coding sequence ATGCGCACTTTTCGGCTGGTGATTGCTTGCCCGGACCGGGTCGGCATCGTTGCCAAAGTCAGTAACTTTCTGGCCTCCCATAACGGTTGGATCACCGAGGCGAGTCATCACTCGGACAATCTCAGCGGTTGGTTCTTCATGCGTCACGAGATCCGTGCCGATTCGCTGCCCTTCGGCCTCGAGGCGTTCCGCGAGGCCTTCGCGCCGATCGCCGAAGAGTTTTCGATGACCTGGCACATTACCGACACCGAGCAGAAAAAACGCGTGGTGTTGATGGCCAGCCGCGAATCCCATTGCCTGGCGGATTTGCTGCATCGCTGGCACAGCGACGAGCTGGACTGCGAGATTGCCTGCGTGATCTCCAACCATGACGACCTACGCAGCATGGTCGAATGGCACGGCATTCCGTATTACCACGTACCGGTCAACCCCCAGGACAAGCAGCCGGCCTTCGCCGAGGTGTCGCGCCTGGTCAAGCAGCATGACGCCGACGTGGTGGTGCTGGCGCGCTACATGCAAATCCTGCCGCCGGAACTGTGCCGCGAATACGCCGGTAAGGTGATCAACATTCACCACAGTTTCCTGCCGTCGTTCGTGGGCGCCAAGCCTTACCACCAGGCTTCCCTGCGCGGCGTTAAGTTGATCGGCGCGACCTGTCACTACGTCACCGAAGAGCTGGACGCCGGCCCGATCATCGAGCAGGACGTGGTGCGTGTCAGCCACAGCGACAGCATTGAAGACATGGTGCGTTTCGGCCGTGACGTCGAGAAGATGGTCCTGGCACGGGGCCTGCGTTACCACTTGGAAGACCGCGTGCTGGTGCACGGCAACAAGACGGTCGTGTTCTGA
- the mvaT gene encoding histone-like nucleoid-structuring protein MvaT — translation MSLINEYRATEEAIKELQARLKNLSQDDKLQTELEFEGKLRTLMGEYSKSLRDIIALLDPESKVKAPRGAVKTTGTKRARKVKQYKNPHNGEVIETKGGNHKTLKEWKAKWGGDVVEGWATLLG, via the coding sequence ATGTCTCTGATCAACGAATACCGTGCCACCGAAGAAGCTATCAAAGAGCTGCAAGCCCGTTTGAAGAACCTGTCCCAAGACGACAAACTGCAAACCGAGCTGGAATTCGAAGGCAAATTGCGCACCCTGATGGGTGAATACTCCAAATCCCTGCGTGACATCATCGCGCTGCTGGATCCAGAGTCGAAAGTTAAAGCACCGCGCGGCGCTGTAAAAACGACTGGCACCAAGCGTGCTCGCAAGGTCAAGCAATACAAAAACCCGCATAACGGCGAAGTGATTGAAACCAAAGGTGGCAACCACAAGACCCTCAAAGAGTGGAAAGCCAAGTGGGGCGGCGACGTGGTTGAAGGCTGGGCTACCCTGCTGGGCTAA
- the sbcB gene encoding exodeoxyribonuclease I, whose amino-acid sequence MTSIFWYDYETTGIHPRSDRPLQVAGIRTDLELNEISAPVNLYCQPGDDILPHPVACAITGITPAILAEKGLAEADFMTRVHAELAAPGTCGAGYNTLRFDDEITRYSLYRNFFDPYAREWQGGNSRWDLIDVVRTAYALRPEGIEWPQQDGRVTLKLERLTQANGIDHGQAHDALSDVRATIALARLVREKQPKLYEWLFRLRSKQGVMDQVRLLQPMVHVSGRFSAERHYLGVVLPLAWHPRNRNALIVCDLGLDPQGLLDLDADALRQRLYRRRDDLAEGELPVPLKLVHINRCPVVAPLSVLRAEDRERLHLDMSIYQERALRLTDAQELWRDKLAAIYAEEDFVPSSDPEQQLYAGFIGDRDRRLCEQVRVAEPAQLASQQWPFDDHRLPELLFRYRARNFPDTLNSEELQRWKLFCQQRLSNPEWGAPNTLAAFKQARQEFAVTATPFQAGVLEQWQQYADSLAARVNL is encoded by the coding sequence GTGACCTCCATTTTCTGGTACGACTATGAAACGACCGGCATCCACCCGCGCAGTGATCGTCCGCTCCAGGTAGCCGGCATTCGGACGGACCTCGAACTCAACGAAATCAGCGCGCCGGTCAATCTCTATTGCCAGCCAGGCGACGATATCCTGCCCCATCCGGTCGCCTGCGCGATTACTGGTATCACGCCCGCGATACTCGCGGAAAAAGGCCTCGCCGAGGCTGATTTCATGACCAGGGTCCACGCCGAACTGGCGGCCCCTGGCACCTGCGGCGCCGGTTATAACACCTTGCGGTTTGACGATGAAATCACACGCTACAGTCTGTATCGCAATTTCTTCGATCCTTACGCCCGAGAATGGCAGGGCGGTAACAGCCGCTGGGATCTGATCGATGTCGTCCGTACCGCCTACGCGCTACGTCCGGAGGGCATTGAATGGCCGCAACAGGACGGGCGCGTCACGCTCAAGCTCGAACGCCTGACCCAAGCCAACGGCATCGACCATGGCCAGGCTCACGATGCGTTGTCCGATGTCCGTGCCACGATTGCCTTGGCCCGATTGGTCCGTGAGAAACAACCCAAATTGTATGAATGGCTGTTCCGACTACGCAGCAAGCAAGGGGTGATGGACCAGGTGCGCTTACTGCAACCGATGGTGCATGTCTCCGGGCGTTTTTCCGCCGAGCGTCATTACCTGGGCGTTGTGCTGCCGCTGGCGTGGCACCCACGCAATCGTAACGCGCTGATCGTCTGCGACCTGGGGCTTGACCCCCAGGGTTTGCTCGACCTTGATGCCGATGCCTTGCGCCAGCGCCTCTATAGGCGGCGTGACGATCTTGCCGAGGGCGAGCTGCCGGTACCGCTCAAGCTGGTGCATATCAACCGCTGCCCGGTGGTTGCTCCCTTGAGTGTGCTGCGCGCAGAGGATCGCGAGCGTCTGCACTTGGACATGAGCATCTATCAGGAACGGGCGCTGCGGCTAACTGACGCACAGGAACTTTGGCGCGATAAGTTGGCGGCCATTTACGCCGAAGAAGATTTCGTGCCGAGTTCGGACCCTGAGCAACAGCTTTACGCTGGCTTTATCGGCGATCGTGATCGACGTTTATGTGAGCAAGTCCGGGTGGCGGAACCTGCGCAATTAGCCAGCCAGCAGTGGCCTTTTGATGATCACCGTTTGCCTGAATTATTGTTTCGCTACCGCGCGCGTAACTTCCCCGATACCTTGAACAGTGAAGAACTACAACGCTGGAAACTTTTCTGTCAGCAACGTTTGTCAAACCCTGAGTGGGGCGCACCGAATACCCTTGCCGCATTTAAGCAGGCGCGACAGGAGTTTGCCGTTACTGCTACACCGTTTCAGGCCGGGGTGCTTGAGCAATGGCAGCAATACGCAGACTCTCTGGCCGCCAGAGTGAACCTGTAA
- a CDS encoding RDD family protein, translated as MPSAPLDTRYQIETPEGIDLPLRPAGLVPRALAFAFDLGARGVVMGVLLVPLALLGDIGIGLGSLLLFLFSWWYMVLFEVLNQGCSPGKQVMGLRVVQDDGTPIGWSASLIRNLLRFADMLPFGYFLGAISCLQHPHFKRLGDLAAGTLVIYREQPLVRPKIPQAAALRLPFALELNEQRAILGFAERQAELSTERVNELASILATPLQVSPARAVGQLNGVARGLLGPT; from the coding sequence ATGCCCTCAGCCCCGTTGGACACCCGCTACCAGATCGAAACCCCGGAGGGCATCGACCTGCCGCTGCGCCCGGCCGGCCTGGTGCCACGCGCGCTGGCATTTGCCTTCGACCTGGGCGCGCGCGGGGTGGTCATGGGCGTCCTGCTGGTGCCACTGGCCTTGCTTGGCGACATTGGTATCGGTCTGGGTTCGCTGCTGCTGTTCCTGTTCAGTTGGTGGTACATGGTGCTGTTCGAGGTGCTCAATCAAGGTTGCTCGCCCGGCAAACAGGTCATGGGACTGCGTGTTGTACAGGATGACGGCACTCCGATTGGCTGGTCCGCATCTTTGATCCGTAACCTGCTGCGGTTTGCAGACATGCTTCCATTCGGCTACTTCCTAGGCGCGATCAGTTGCCTTCAGCACCCTCACTTCAAGCGTCTCGGCGATCTTGCCGCCGGCACACTGGTGATCTATCGCGAGCAGCCTTTGGTGCGTCCCAAGATTCCTCAAGCGGCGGCCTTGCGCCTGCCGTTTGCCCTGGAACTGAACGAACAACGGGCCATCCTTGGCTTCGCCGAACGCCAGGCGGAACTGTCCACCGAGCGCGTGAACGAGCTGGCGTCGATCCTCGCCACCCCCTTACAGGTATCCCCGGCCCGCGCCGTGGGGCAACTCAATGGCGTGGCCCGTGGCCTGTTGGGGCCGACATGA
- a CDS encoding stage II sporulation protein M has protein sequence MKQSLFESRHQPQWQLFAEHLNQLEQGQAKASDIADFPHQYRRVCQHLALAQERGYSSYLIDPLEQLALRGHQQLYRHRSQLAANVLSFVLAGFPRLVREQWRFVLAANLLFFGSLVGIALLVYLFPDLIYALVSPQQVAEMQGMYDPDASRLGRAAERASSEDWMMFGYYVMHNIGIAFQTFAAGLLFGLGSVFFLVFNGLVIGAVSGHLTEIGYGHTFWSFVIGHGAFELTAIALAGAAGLQLGWALIAPGPLTRGESLRLAARKSVQIVCGAMAFLLIAAFIEAYWSSTTAIAPWVKYLVGAVLWLLVGAYLSLAGRTRHAPQ, from the coding sequence ATGAAGCAAAGCCTTTTCGAAAGCCGCCACCAGCCGCAATGGCAACTGTTTGCCGAGCACCTGAACCAGTTGGAGCAAGGCCAGGCAAAAGCCAGTGACATAGCCGACTTCCCCCATCAGTACCGACGCGTGTGTCAGCACCTGGCCCTGGCCCAGGAGCGCGGCTATAGCAGCTACCTGATAGACCCGCTGGAACAGTTGGCGCTGCGCGGCCATCAACAGCTCTACCGCCATCGCAGCCAGTTGGCGGCAAATGTGCTGAGTTTTGTACTGGCCGGTTTTCCCCGCCTGGTACGCGAACAATGGCGTTTCGTCCTGGCCGCCAACCTGCTGTTCTTCGGTAGCCTGGTGGGTATCGCCCTGCTGGTCTACCTGTTTCCCGACCTCATCTACGCCCTCGTCAGCCCGCAGCAGGTGGCCGAGATGCAAGGTATGTATGACCCTGATGCCAGTCGCCTGGGCCGTGCAGCAGAGCGTGCATCGAGCGAAGACTGGATGATGTTTGGCTACTACGTGATGCACAACATCGGCATCGCGTTCCAGACCTTTGCCGCAGGCTTGCTGTTCGGCCTGGGCAGTGTGTTCTTCCTGGTTTTCAACGGCCTGGTCATTGGCGCAGTCTCGGGGCACCTTACCGAAATCGGCTATGGGCACACCTTCTGGTCATTCGTCATCGGCCACGGTGCGTTCGAACTGACGGCCATCGCCCTCGCCGGCGCTGCAGGCTTGCAGCTGGGCTGGGCGCTGATCGCTCCCGGGCCGTTGACCCGTGGCGAATCTTTGCGGCTGGCGGCGCGCAAAAGCGTGCAAATAGTGTGCGGTGCGATGGCCTTCCTGCTGATCGCCGCCTTTATCGAGGCTTATTGGTCATCCACCACTGCAATAGCGCCTTGGGTCAAATACCTGGTGGGTGCCGTGCTGTGGCTGCTGGTGGGCGCTTACCTGAGCCTTGCCGGGAGGACTCGCCATGCGCCTCAGTGA